The following are from one region of the Capsicum annuum cultivar UCD-10X-F1 chromosome 1, UCD10Xv1.1, whole genome shotgun sequence genome:
- the LOC107857511 gene encoding uncharacterized protein LOC107857511, giving the protein MGISYGTHIDRHRNSVGILVDEELRMQVVEVGLGKKVKAGFYEALDEVVRGMPSLERIVIAGDFNGHIGIVPGGYDDVHGGFGFGYRNEEGAVLLDFVRAFGLLVKDLFMKKSKKRRVKKGRPRIRWDGLIPDSELKIEEKVVVLGVWDCRGDVDAIWDKAASCIMKTTRDVLDISRGQAG; this is encoded by the exons atgggtataaGTTATGGTACTCATATTGACAGGCATCGGAATAGTGTGGGgatcttagtggatgaggagcttagaATGCAGGTGGTGGAG GTGGGCTTAGGAAAGAAGGTAAAAGCGGGGTTTTACGAGGCTTTAGATGAGGTAGTGAGAGGCATGCCTAGTTTGGAGAGGATTGTCATAGcgggggacttcaatgggcacattgggaTTGTGCCgggaggttatgatgatgtgcatggaggttttggttttggttatagaaaTGAGGAGGGAGCAGTTTTATTAGATTTTGTGAGGGCTTTTGG GCTCCTGGTGAAGGACTTATTTATGAAGAAGAGCAAGAAGAGAAGGGTCAAGAAGGGTCGGCCTAGAATTAGGTGGGATGGCTTGATTCCAGATAGTGAGCTGAAGATAGAAGAGAAAGTGGTGGTTTTGGGGGTGTGGGATTGTAGGGGAGACGTGGATGCCATATGGGATAAGGCTGCCAGTTGCATCATGAAGACTACTAGAGATGTTTTGGATATTTCGAGAGGTCAAGCAGGATGA